CCACTGTCTTTTAAATATGCATGTTCTGGACCAACACCAGGATAGTCCAAACCTGCTGAGATCGAATGTCCTTCAATAATTTGCCCATTCTCATCTTCCATTAAATAAGTGCGATTGCCATGCAACACACCCACACTGCCTGCACAAAGTGGAGCGGCATGTGCAGTTGGGCCTTTTTCTAAGCCATATCCTGCCGCCTCAACACCATAGATTTCAACTGAGGCGTCATCAATAAATGTATGGAACAAACCAATCGCATTTGAACCGCCACCCACACAAGCCACTAAAGCATCGGGCAAGCCACCCACTTGTGCAGCAAATTGCGCCTTTGCTTCTTTGCCAATAATACTTTGAAAATCTCGCACCATCATTGGGTAAGGGTGCGGACCTGCGACTGTACCAATAATATAAAACGTATCATCAATATTCGTCACCCAGTCGCGCATCGCTTCATTAAGTGAGTCTTTGAGTGTTTTTGAACCTGAAGTAACTGGAATAACCCTGGCACCTAACAACTTCATACGAAACACATTGAGTGCTTGGCGAGCCATATCCACCTCGCCCATATAAACCACGCATTCTAGCCCCAAACGTGCTGCAACCGTTGCCGTTGCCACGCCATGCTGACCTGCGCCTGTTTCAGCAATGATGCGTATTTTACCCATACGCTTAGCAAGTAGCGCTTGGCCGATGGTGTTATTAATTTTATGCGCACCCGTATGATTTAAATCTTCACGTTTAAGGTAAATTTGGGCACCATCCAACTTCTTACTTAAATTTTGTGCATGGTAAAGTGGTGTTTCACGACCTACATAATGCTTTAAATCCTGTTCAAACTCATGAATAAAATCCTTATCGTCTTTATATTTAGCATAAGCATCTTTGAGCTCAGTAACAGCTATCATGAGTGTTTCTGCAATGAAAACACCGCCATATTGCTCAAAATGTCCTTTATCATCTGGTAAATTGTAATTACTCATAGATTTGCTTTTTGAATAAATTTCTTAATCTTATTAATGTCTTTAATACCATTTTCACTTTCAACACCACTTGACACATCAACTGCATAAGGGTGTACTTGGTTAATAGCATCAGCTACCGTATTAGAGTTAAGCCCGCCCGCTAAAATAATAGGCAGGTTAATATCAACCTTAGCCAGGTGCCAATCAAAATACTCACCTGTACCACCATAAATATCTTTGTTAAACGCATCTAATAACAAACCACTAGCCTGATGATACTCATCTGACATTTTGGTGATATTAGTCTGCGCATTCACACGCAGCGCCTTAATAAACGGCATGGCATATTGAGCGCACTGATGTGCTGGCTCATCGCCATGAAATTGCAAAGTATCCAG
This Abyssogena phaseoliformis symbiont OG214 DNA region includes the following protein-coding sequences:
- the trpB gene encoding tryptophan synthase subunit beta — translated: MSNYNLPDDKGHFEQYGGVFIAETLMIAVTELKDAYAKYKDDKDFIHEFEQDLKHYVGRETPLYHAQNLSKKLDGAQIYLKREDLNHTGAHKINNTIGQALLAKRMGKIRIIAETGAGQHGVATATVAARLGLECVVYMGEVDMARQALNVFRMKLLGARVIPVTSGSKTLKDSLNEAMRDWVTNIDDTFYIIGTVAGPHPYPMMVRDFQSIIGKEAKAQFAAQVGGLPDALVACVGGGSNAIGLFHTFIDDASVEIYGVEAAGYGLEKGPTAHAAPLCAGSVGVLHGNRTYLMEDENGQIIEGHSISAGLDYPGVGPEHAYLKDSGRAQYVAITDEEALKAFHTLTKVEGILPALESSHAVAYGIKLAKELGKDKNIIINLSGRGDKDIHTIAQIEGIEF
- a CDS encoding phosphoribosylanthranilate isomerase, which translates into the protein MKIKVCGFTNADNANQAAMLGIDAIGLVFYDKSPRCVDIGTAIDIVSGLPPFVSRVGLFVNADAHFINEVLCEVPLDTLQFHGDEPAHQCAQYAMPFIKALRVNAQTNITKMSDEYHQASGLLLDAFNKDIYGGTGEYFDWHLAKVDINLPIILAGGLNSNTVADAINQVHPYAVDVSSGVESENGIKDINKIKKFIQKANL